One part of the Glycine soja cultivar W05 chromosome 11, ASM419377v2, whole genome shotgun sequence genome encodes these proteins:
- the LOC114375021 gene encoding annexin D4-like, whose translation MAFNQELEAVTQAFSGHGVDEKSLVTLLGKWDPLERESFRKKTPHLFSEDHERHFQRWDDQYVRLLKHEFVRFKNAVVLWTMHPWERDARLVKEALKKGPNEYGVLIEVACTRSSEELLGARKAYHSLFDHSIEEDVASHIHGIERKLLVALLSAYRYEGTKVKDDTAKSEAKTLSNAIKNAHKKPLNEDDEVIRILATRSKLHIQAVCKHYKEISGKNLDEDLDDLRFKEAVQCLCTPQIYFSKVLNAALKIDVDKNTKKSLTRVIVTRADIDMKDIKADYHNLYGVSLPQKVEEVARGSYKDFLLNLIVRGG comes from the exons ATGGCTTTCAATCAAGAGTTAGAAGCTGTAACCCAAGCTTTCTCAG GGCATGGAGTGGATGAGAAATCATTGGTAACATTACTGGGAAAATGGGATCCTCTGGAGAGAGAATCTTTCAGGAAGAAGACACCACATTTGTTCAGTGAGGATCATGAACGCCATTTTCAGAGGTGGGATGACCAATATGTTCGTCTTCTCAAGCATGAATTCGTGCGTTTTAAG AATGCTGTGGTGCTTTGGACCATGCACCCTTGGGAAAGAGATGCTCGTTTAGTAAAAGAGGCCCTAAAGAAGGGTCCAAATGAATATGGAGTGCTGATTGAGGTTGCATGCACTAGATCCTCAGAAGAGCTATTGGGAGCTAGGAAGGCTTACCATTCCCTCTTTGACCACTCCATTGAAGAAGATGTTGCCTCTCACATCCATGGTATTGAAAGAAAG CTATTGGTTGCCCTACTGAGTGCCTATAGATACGAAGGAACAAAGGTTAAAGATGACACTGCAAAATCAGAGGCCAAAACCCTTTCCAATGCCATTAAGAATGCTCAtaagaagcctcttaatgaggATGATGAAGTGATTAGGATATTGGCAACAAGAAGCAAGCTACATATCCAGGCAGTTTGCAAGCACTATAAAGAGATATCTGGCAAGAACCTCGATGAG GATCTTGATGATTTAAGATTTAAAGAGGCTGTGCAATGCCTTTGTACTCCACAAATATATTTCAGTAAG GTTTTGAATGCAGCATTGAAAATTGATGTGGATAAGAACACTAAGAAATCGCTTACTCGTGTCATTGTTACTCGAGCTGACATTGATATGAAGGACATAAAGGCAGACTACCATAACCTATATGGGGTTTCTTTACCCCAGAAAGTTGAAGAGGTTGCAAGAGGTAGTTACAAGGATTTCTTGCTAAACTTGATTGTTAGAGGAGGCTAA